The genomic DNA GCCTCATTACCCCCGGAACCACCGAAAAAGAAATCGCCCAAACCCTCGAAAAAGAAATGATGGTCAGAGGCGCCGACGGAACAGCCTTCACCACCCTGGTGGCCAGCGGACCCAACAGCGCCCGCCCCCACGCCCAACCCACCGACCGTCAACTCGAAGAAGGCGACCTAGTTATTTGCGACTTCGGAGCGCAAATCGACGGTTACCGCTCCGACATGACACGCTCATTCCGGGTCGGCGGCACCGGCCAAGGCCCCAAAGCCGACCTCCTACAAGCAGTGTTGCAAGCCCAACAAGCCGGCCTCAACGCAGTAGCCAACGGGGTGCCACTTAAAGACATAGACGCCGCCTGTCGCAACAGTTTGCAAAAATCCGGCCTCGGCGATGCCTTCATTCACGGCACCGGCCACGGCGTTGGCCTAGACATTCACGAAGCCCCCGCAGTGTCTTCACGCTCCACTGATAACCTGCGCACCGGTCAAGTTATTACCGTCGAACCCGGCGCCTACCTCGAAGAACTCGGAGGCGTGCGCTGGGAAGACACCCTGGTAGTAACCGACACCGGACACCGGGCGCTCACCAAAGCACCCAAAACACTCTGACGGAGAAACCATGGCCACCATCACCACCAACGATCTAAAAAACGGAATGAGCCTCAACCTCGAAGGCTCCCTCGTGCAAGTCGTGGACTTCCAACACGTCAAACCCGGCAAAGGCCACGCCTTCGTACGCACCACCCTGCGCAACGTGCGCACCGGGTCCGTCGTCGACCGCACCTTCCGAGCCGGCGAAAAAGTTGAACGAGCCATTATCGACAAGCGAACCATGCAGTTCCTTTACCGAGAAGGCGAAGACTACGTATTCATGGACACCTCAACCTACGACCAACTCACCGTCACCCCAGAAACCCTCGGCGACTCCACCAACTACCTGACCGATACCAGCAAACCACAACTCATGATGTACGGCGAAGAAGTAGTAGGAGTAGAACTTCCCGCAGCAGTCGAACTTACCATCGCCGAAACCGAACCAGGGCTACAAGGCGACCGGGTGTCTGGAGCTCGAAAACCAGCCACCCTAGAAACCGGACTGGTTATCCAAGTGCCGCTTTTTGTTGAACCAAACGAAAAAGTAAAAGTAGACACCCGCACCGGCGAATACCTCAGCCGGGTCTAAAGCATGCCTGATCGATCCGGGACCGGTGTTGGTTCACGACGCGAAGACCGAGAAACCGCCTTAGGGATTCTCTACGCCGCCGAACACGCCGAACACGACCTCATCACAGAGTTAGAAAACCAAGCCCTCACCCCCGAAGCATTCACCGAAGACCTCGTTCGAGGGGTCGCCCAATACCAAGACGAAATAGATGAACTCATCAACCAGTTCTCTCAAGGCTGGCACATCGACCGCATGCCCGCCGTCGACCGGTCGCTGCTCCGCATGGCGGTCTACGAAATCACTCACCGGCCCGACGTACCCACCCAAGCCATTCTCACCGAAGTAGTAGAACTGGCCAGCGACTACTCCACCGAAAAATCAAGCCGCTTCGTAAACGGAGTTATTTCAGGCATCGCCCAAGAAAAACGCCGCGAAAGCTAACAGTTGACGCGTTCAGTCGCCATTCTTGCTAGAGTTTGTTTTCGACCGTGAAGTGAGTTCAGAGAGGCTCACACGGACGAATGGAGCATCAAGTGGCAAAAAGAGAACGAGGACAAACGCCCCCCTTTGGGGGCGTTTTTGTTGCCCACGCACGAATATTGGGCGCCGAAGACATGGCCCGGGCAGTCCGCCGTATGGCCCACGAAATTATTGAACGCAACCACGGCCTCAGCGACGTCGTGCTCATCGGTTTACAAACCGGCGGAGTTTTCGTCACCGAACAACTGGCTGAAGCCCTCGCAGAAATCGACGGCCAACGCCCTGCCACCGGCACCCTCGACGTGGCACTCCACCGCGATGACATTGGGTTGCGCCCTGTGGTGCCCGAAGCAGTAACCGACATCACCATGAACCTCGACGGGAAAACAGTAGTACTGGTAGATGACGTATTGTTCACCGGCCGAACCATTCGCGCCGCCCTCGACGCCCTAGGCACCTTCGGCCGTCCCCAAGGAGTGCAACTCGCCGTCATGGTAGACCGCGGCCACCGCGAGCTACCGATACGCCCCGACTACGTCGGAAAAAACTTGCCCACCCGCCGCGACGAAGTAGTAGATGTGCACCAGCAAGGGGTCGACCTCGGGGCGGTAAAAAAATGAGCAACGCACTGGTAGACGGCAACTTGCTCGGCATCGAAGGCATGACCGCCACCGAGATCGAAGAAATACTCAACCTGACTGACATCTTCGCCGAAATCAGCCAGCGCCCTATTCCGAAAGTCCCGGCACTACGGGGTCAAACTATCGCCACCCTCTTTTTTGAAAACTCCACCCGAACCCGCCTTTCATTCGACACAGCAGCCCGCCGCTTATCGGCCGACACCATGACCTTCGGCGCAGGCTCATCCTCGCTAAGCAAAGGAGAAAGCCTGCGCGATACCGTCGAAGTCATCGAGGCCTACGGGGCCGACGCCCTCATCGTTCGCCACCCCATGGCCGGTACCGCCCAACGCATCGCCAACTGGACCGACGCCGTAGTAATAAACGCCGGCGATGGCTGCCACGAACACCCCACCCAAGCGCTGCTCGACGCCTATACCCTGCGCCAACACTGCGGGAACCTCAACGGACTGCGCATCGCCCTAGTAGGCGACATCGCCCACTCGCGGGTGGCTCGATCAAACGTGCTGGCCTTCACCGCCCTCGGAGCAAAAGTAACTCTGGTGGCCCCAGCCACACTGCTGCCCTCATCGCTAGCCGGGTGGCCAGTAGAAGTTTCGCACGACCTAAACGCCGTGCTTGAAGAAACCGATGTTTGCTACCTGCTTCGACTCCAACACGAACGCATTAGCGAAGGGCTCATCCCTTCCATTCGCGAATACGTAACCGATTTCGGCATGAATGAAAAACGAGCCAACCTGTTACCCAGCGAAGCAATAATATGCCACCCCGGCCCCACCAACCGCGGTGTAGAAATAGACGCAGTGGTAGCCGCCGACCCTCGAGCAGTCATCCTGGACCAAGTAGCCAACGGCGTATCGGTACGCATGGCCGTCCTCTTTTTGCTGCTCGGCGCAGGACGAGACCTTATTGAAAGCCCAACGGCAGAAGGAAACAAATGAGCACGGTAATTCACGGCGGGACCATCATCGACGCTTCCGGCCAACAACAAGCCGACGTGTTAATCGGCGACGACGGACGCATCGAAGCAGTAGCGCAAAACCTTTCCGGCGACCACCACCTTGACGCCAGCGGTTGCATCGTGTCACCCGGGTTCGTCGACCTCCACAGCCATCTTCGGGAACCAGGACAAGAAGTTGCCGAAACCATTGAAACCGGTGCCCGAGGTGGCGCCCTCGGCGGCTACACCGCTCTGGTCACCATGCCCAACACCACCCCAACCACCGACTGCGCTGCGGTAGTAGAACAAATACGTACCCTCGGAAAAAACGCTCTCTGCGAAATAGTGCCCACCGCCGCTATGACCATCGACCGCCTCGGACAAGAAATGGCACCCCTCGGCGAACTGGTCGACCTCGGCATAGGCATCTTCACCGACGACGGCACCGGCCTCCAAGACCCTCGACTAATGCGCCGCATCATGGAATACAGCACCGGGCTCAGCAAACGTCTGGGCCGACCGGTGATATTGGCCCAACACTGCGAAGTAGAAGCCCTCAGCAAAGGCGGCTACATGCACGAAGGAGAATGGTCAGCCAAACTGGGCATCGGCGGCCAGCCCGCCGAAGCCGAAGAACTCATGGTGGCCCGCGACATCGCCCTTATGCGCCTCACCGGAGCCCACATGCATTTTCAACACCTCTCCACAGCCGGCTCGGTAGAACTCGTACGAGCCGCCAAAGCAGAAGGGCTGCCGGTAACCGCCGAAGCAACCACCCACCACTTCAGCCTCACCGATGCGGCCTGCGCCACCTTCGACCCGGTGTTCAAAGTTCACCCCCCACTACGCACCGACTCAGACGTGACTGCCGTACGCCAAGGATTAGCCGACGGCACCATCGACGCCATCGCCACCGACCACGCCCCCCACACCGCACACGACAAAGAACACGCCTTCGACCTTGCCCCTCCCGGCATGTTGGGCCTAGAAACCGCATTTAGTGTGGCCCTCGAAGACTCTGGCCTCGACCTGCCAGATATTCTGGCCGTCATGTCCTGGCAACCTGCAATCATCGCCGGGCTCAACGACCACCAAGGAGTAAACGTGCAACCAGGGGCCGCCGCCAACCTTTGCGTCATCGACCCCGACGCAACATGGACTGTTTCGGGCCAAGCCATGGCCAGTCGCAGCGCCAACACCCCCTACGAAGGACGGACGCTACGCGGCCGAATACGCCACACCATCTGCGCCGGCGAAGCAGTAGTGGTAGACGGCGAGGCACAACGATGAGCATCCAACCAACCCCCGCGCGCCTCGTACTATCCGACGGAATGGTCTTCACCGGAGAAGCAATCGGCGTCACCCCCAGCAACGGAATAACCACCGGCGAAGTGGTTTTTAACACGGTGATGGCCGGCTACCAAGAAGTAATAACCGACCCCTCCTACGCCGGACAAATCATCACCTTCACCTACCCGCATATCGGGAACTACGGGGTAAATGATCACGATGCCGAAGGCACCCAACCTGCTTGTGCCGGAGTTTTCGTACGAGAACTCACCCGCCGCCACAGCAACTGGCGAGCCACCGGAAGCTTGCAAGACCTCCTCGAACAATACGCCTTAGCCGGTTTGGCAGGCCTCGACACTCGCCGCCTAACCCGCTACCTCCGCGACCACGGCGCCATGCCCGCCGCCTTCGGCACCGCAGACCTTGACGACCTCCGAACAGCGGTAGCCAACGCACCCTCCACCGACGGTTTGGACCTGGTCTCTACTGTGACCTGCGCTGAGCCTTACCAAGTGGCCTCCACCGGAGGCTCCCGCCGCTTGGTGGCCTACGACTTCGGCATAAAAACCACCATCTTGCGGCAACTCTCCGCCCTGGGCGACGTGCTGGTCGTACCGGCCAGCACCAGCGCTGAAGAAGTGTTGGCCCACGAACCCGACGGAGTGTTCCTTTCCAACGGCCCCGGTGACCCCGAACCCTTAATAGAAATTCGCCACAACATTGAAGCCCTACTCGGCGAAGTCCCCATCTTTGGCATCTGCTTAGGCCACCAACTACTGGCCGCCACCCTGGGCGCCGAAACCTACAAACTGCCCTTCGGCCACCACGGCGGAAACCACCCGGTAAAAAACTTAGCCACCGGTCAAGTAGAAATCACCAGCCAAAACCACAACTACTGCGTAGCCGACGGATCACTAAACAACGCCGAACTAACCCACATAAACCTCAACGACGAAACCGTAGAGGGCCTACGTTGCACAGACCTGCCCGCCTTCAGCGTGCAATACCACCCCGAAGCCGGCCCCGGCCCCCACGACAGCCGCTACCTCTTTAAGGATTTCGAAAAACTCATGGCCTCCGTAAACGGGAAAACTAACTAATGCCTCGCCGCAACGATATATCCAGCATCCTGATCATCGGGTCAGGGCCCATCGTGATCGGACAAGCCTGCGAGTTCGATTACTCCGGAACCCAAGCCTGCCAGGTGCTACGCCAAGAGGGCTACCGAGTAATTTTGGTGAACTCCAACCCAGCCACCATCATGACCGACCCCGGTTTCGCCGACGCCACCTACATAGAACCCCTGCGCCTCGACGTACTCACCCGCATAATTGAAAAAGAAAAACCCGACGCCCTACTGCCCACCATGGGCGGCCAAACAGCCCTCAACCTGGCCATGGAACTCGTGGAAGCCGGGGTATTAGAAGACAACAATGTGGAACTCATCGGGGCCCGAGCCGAAGCCATCGCCACCGCAGAAGACCGGCAACTCTTTAAAGAAGCCATGATCGAAATTGGCCTCCAAGTGCCGGACTCTGGAGTAGCACACAACATGGAACAAGCCGAAAAAGTAATTGGTGAAATCGGCCTCCCGGTAGTTATCCGCCCCGCCTACATTTTGGGAGGGAAAGGCACCGGCATCGCCGCCACCCCCGAAGAATTCACCAAAATGGCACAAAACGGCTTAGATGCCAGCCCCATAACCGAAATCTTGATCGAAAAATCCATCGCTGGATGGAAAGAATACGAGCTCGAAGTAATGCGTGACCACGCCGATAACTGCGTGGTGGTTTGCTCCATCGAAAACGTTGACCCCATGGGGGTCCACACCGGCGACTCCATCACCGTGGCCCCCGCCCAAACCCTTAGCGATGTCGAATATCAAGAAATGCGTGACGCCTCGTTCGCCTGCCTCCGCCGAGTAGGCGTCGAAACCGGCGGCTCAAACGTGCAGTTCGCCGTCAACCCCGCCAACGGGCAACAAGTAGTCATCGAAATGAACCCTCGAGTCAGCCGTTCGTCGGCGCTGGCCTCAAAAGCAACCGGTTTTCCCATCGCCAAAATAGCGGCCCGCCTCGCCGTCGGTTACACCCTGGACGAAATACCCAACGACATCACCAAAAAAACACCAGCGGCCTTTGAACCATCCATCGACTATGTAGTAACCAAAATCCCCCGCTGGGCCTTCGAAAAATTCCCCGGGACCTCCGGCGTACTCGGAACAGCCATGCAATCAGTAGGGGAGGCCATGGCCATCGGACGAACCTTCCCCGAGTCACTACAAAAAGGCTTACGTTCGCTAGAAAACGGACGCTTGGGACTCAACGCTGACCCCGCTGAAGAAGCCTTAAACGACCTCGACGACAATGCACTACGGGCCGCAGCAAAAATCGCTACCCCGGGGCGAATTTTTCAACTGGAAGCTTTGCTACGGCGGGGCTACACCGTGGACCAAGTAAACGCCGACACCGCCGTAGACCCGTGGTTCCTCGACCAAATGTTGGCCATCACCGAAGAGCGTGCCCACCTGGAAACCCGCACCGCCCACGACCTCAGCGCCCCAGACTGGAAACGAGCCAAACAACTCGGCTTTTCTGACGCCCAACTGGCCTACCTCTGGAAAGACGACGAACTAACCGTACGAGCAGCCCGCCAAGCGGCTGGGGTGCACCCCACTTTTAAGACCGTAGACACCTGCGCCGCCGAATTCGCCGCCGACACCCCCTACCACTACTCAGCGTGGGAAGACGAAGACGAAGTGCGCCCCGCCGATCGCCCCAAAGTTATGATTTTAGGCTCTGGACCAAACCGCATCGGCCAAGGCATCGAGTTTGATTACTGCTGCGTCCACGCCAGCTACGCCCTCGGCGAAGCCGGTTACGAAACCATCATGGTGAACTGCAACCCCGAAACGGTGTCCACCGATTACGACACCAGCGACCGGTTGTATTTTGAGCCACTGACCTTCGAAGACGTGACCAACATTATTGAAGCCGAACAACCCGTCGGCATCATCGTGTCTCTCGGCGGCCAAACCCCGCTAAAACTGGCCGGAGAACTTCCTCAGGAACTCATCGCCGGCACCAGCCCACGCTCCATCGATCTAGCCGAAGACCGGGAACTCTGGAACGCTCTATGCGAAGAACTGGAAATACCCCAACCTCCCGGAGGCACAGCCGTTGACTTAGCCGGGGCACAAAAGATCGCCGACCAAGTGGGCTTCCCAGTCTTAGTACGACCTTCCTATGTTTTAGGTGGCCGAGCCATGGAAATCGTTTACGACCACCACCAACTCGAACGAGCCATGGACCAACTCTTAGCCTTCGGCAGTTTGGGCATCGAAGGTGGACTATCCGCAGAACGCCCAGTTCTGGTGGACCGGTTCTTAGAAGAAGCCACCGAAGTAGACGTGGACGCCATACGCGACAACACCGGGGCAGCCATAATCGGTGCCGTCATGGAACACGTGGAAGAAGCGGGAATACACAGCGGAGACAGCGCTTGCGTAATCCCACCGCCATACCTTTCTGACTCGGTAATCCAGCGCATTGAAAAAACCACCTTGCGTATCGCCGAAGCACTCGAAGTCTGTGGCCTCATCAACGTGCAGTTCGCCGTAAAAGGCGAAGAAATCTACGTGATCGAAGCCAACCCGCGGGCCTCTCGAACCGTGCCCTTCGTAGCCAAAGCCACCGGGGTGCCACTTGCCAAAGTAGCCAGCCGAGTCATGATGGGCGCCACCCTGGCCGAACTTCGTACCGAAGGACTCTTGGTGGACCGAATTGTCGGCGACCATATTTCAGTCAAAGAAGCCGTGCTGCCCTTTAACCGATTCCCCGAAGCCGACCCGGTTCTGGGACCCGAAATGCGTTCCACCGGAGAAGTCATGGGCATCGACCTCACCACCGGTTTAGCGTTCGCCAAATCGCAGATCGCCGCCGGGGGAGCGATGCCCGAAGAAGGCACCGTGTTCATGTCGCTGGCCGACCGAGACAAAGCCACCGGCTTAGAAGCAGCCCGCGGCCTGGTTGCTTTAGGGCTCGCCATCGTGGCCACCAAAGGCACCGCGGTATACCTTGAAGAACATGGAGTACCGGTAGCCGAAGTGGTAGCCAAACTCCACGAAGAAGGCACCGACGCCGTAGAACTCATTCGCTCAGGAGCAATCCAACTGGTGGTCAACAGCCCCCACGGACGCGGCCCCCGAGCCGACGGCGACCACATTCGTGGAGCAGCCGGCGCCCAAGGCATACCCCTGCTGACCACCGCTTCGGCCGCCGTGGCCGCCGCCCGAGGCCTCCACGACTGGCAGACCTACCCCCTAGCGGTACGCACCCTGCAGGAATACCACCAAGGCATAACTAAAGACCAAGCACTCGCAGGACCGGACAACGCATCGGCATGACGGTAAACCTCGCTACTCGCCTCGGCTCAGTGGAGTTACCCAACCCGGTAATGACCGCCTCGGGTACCGCCGGACACAGCACCGAACTGGCGCGCCACCTGGACTTGGCGAGCCTTGGCGCCGTGGTCACCAAATCGCTGCACGTCAACCCATGGGCCGGAAACCCAGCCCCCCGAGTGCACGCCACCGCCTCCGGCATGATCAACAGCGTGGGGCTTCAAGGCCCCGGGGTGCAAGCCTGGCTCGACCAA from Acidimicrobiia bacterium includes the following:
- a CDS encoding aminopeptidase P family protein; its protein translation is MAPHLGSGPRGFRHGRRFWRLGVPPRARRNRRATQTVTPAPLNLAPLELAGRLDRLRPLIDQASCSALLVTNLTNIRYLTGFTGSAGVLWVEEKEAWLITDGRYRSQAAAEVAATDTQSEITSDGGKEKLTELAKNQTTIGLEANNVTWADQQNYVNWFAPTAVTPTSGLVEELRSIKDPGEIDRIENAGHLADQALAAVTGLITPGTTEKEIAQTLEKEMMVRGADGTAFTTLVASGPNSARPHAQPTDRQLEEGDLVICDFGAQIDGYRSDMTRSFRVGGTGQGPKADLLQAVLQAQQAGLNAVANGVPLKDIDAACRNSLQKSGLGDAFIHGTGHGVGLDIHEAPAVSSRSTDNLRTGQVITVEPGAYLEELGGVRWEDTLVVTDTGHRALTKAPKTL
- the efp gene encoding elongation factor P — translated: MATITTNDLKNGMSLNLEGSLVQVVDFQHVKPGKGHAFVRTTLRNVRTGSVVDRTFRAGEKVERAIIDKRTMQFLYREGEDYVFMDTSTYDQLTVTPETLGDSTNYLTDTSKPQLMMYGEEVVGVELPAAVELTIAETEPGLQGDRVSGARKPATLETGLVIQVPLFVEPNEKVKVDTRTGEYLSRV
- the nusB gene encoding transcription antitermination factor NusB — its product is MPDRSGTGVGSRREDRETALGILYAAEHAEHDLITELENQALTPEAFTEDLVRGVAQYQDEIDELINQFSQGWHIDRMPAVDRSLLRMAVYEITHRPDVPTQAILTEVVELASDYSTEKSSRFVNGVISGIAQEKRRES
- the pyrR gene encoding bifunctional pyr operon transcriptional regulator/uracil phosphoribosyltransferase PyrR, with translation MEHQVAKRERGQTPPFGGVFVAHARILGAEDMARAVRRMAHEIIERNHGLSDVVLIGLQTGGVFVTEQLAEALAEIDGQRPATGTLDVALHRDDIGLRPVVPEAVTDITMNLDGKTVVLVDDVLFTGRTIRAALDALGTFGRPQGVQLAVMVDRGHRELPIRPDYVGKNLPTRRDEVVDVHQQGVDLGAVKK
- a CDS encoding aspartate carbamoyltransferase catalytic subunit, whose protein sequence is MSNALVDGNLLGIEGMTATEIEEILNLTDIFAEISQRPIPKVPALRGQTIATLFFENSTRTRLSFDTAARRLSADTMTFGAGSSSLSKGESLRDTVEVIEAYGADALIVRHPMAGTAQRIANWTDAVVINAGDGCHEHPTQALLDAYTLRQHCGNLNGLRIALVGDIAHSRVARSNVLAFTALGAKVTLVAPATLLPSSLAGWPVEVSHDLNAVLEETDVCYLLRLQHERISEGLIPSIREYVTDFGMNEKRANLLPSEAIICHPGPTNRGVEIDAVVAADPRAVILDQVANGVSVRMAVLFLLLGAGRDLIESPTAEGNK
- a CDS encoding dihydroorotase, whose amino-acid sequence is MSTVIHGGTIIDASGQQQADVLIGDDGRIEAVAQNLSGDHHLDASGCIVSPGFVDLHSHLREPGQEVAETIETGARGGALGGYTALVTMPNTTPTTDCAAVVEQIRTLGKNALCEIVPTAAMTIDRLGQEMAPLGELVDLGIGIFTDDGTGLQDPRLMRRIMEYSTGLSKRLGRPVILAQHCEVEALSKGGYMHEGEWSAKLGIGGQPAEAEELMVARDIALMRLTGAHMHFQHLSTAGSVELVRAAKAEGLPVTAEATTHHFSLTDAACATFDPVFKVHPPLRTDSDVTAVRQGLADGTIDAIATDHAPHTAHDKEHAFDLAPPGMLGLETAFSVALEDSGLDLPDILAVMSWQPAIIAGLNDHQGVNVQPGAAANLCVIDPDATWTVSGQAMASRSANTPYEGRTLRGRIRHTICAGEAVVVDGEAQR
- the carA gene encoding glutamine-hydrolyzing carbamoyl-phosphate synthase small subunit — translated: MSIQPTPARLVLSDGMVFTGEAIGVTPSNGITTGEVVFNTVMAGYQEVITDPSYAGQIITFTYPHIGNYGVNDHDAEGTQPACAGVFVRELTRRHSNWRATGSLQDLLEQYALAGLAGLDTRRLTRYLRDHGAMPAAFGTADLDDLRTAVANAPSTDGLDLVSTVTCAEPYQVASTGGSRRLVAYDFGIKTTILRQLSALGDVLVVPASTSAEEVLAHEPDGVFLSNGPGDPEPLIEIRHNIEALLGEVPIFGICLGHQLLAATLGAETYKLPFGHHGGNHPVKNLATGQVEITSQNHNYCVADGSLNNAELTHINLNDETVEGLRCTDLPAFSVQYHPEAGPGPHDSRYLFKDFEKLMASVNGKTN
- the carB gene encoding carbamoyl-phosphate synthase large subunit — translated: MPRRNDISSILIIGSGPIVIGQACEFDYSGTQACQVLRQEGYRVILVNSNPATIMTDPGFADATYIEPLRLDVLTRIIEKEKPDALLPTMGGQTALNLAMELVEAGVLEDNNVELIGARAEAIATAEDRQLFKEAMIEIGLQVPDSGVAHNMEQAEKVIGEIGLPVVIRPAYILGGKGTGIAATPEEFTKMAQNGLDASPITEILIEKSIAGWKEYELEVMRDHADNCVVVCSIENVDPMGVHTGDSITVAPAQTLSDVEYQEMRDASFACLRRVGVETGGSNVQFAVNPANGQQVVIEMNPRVSRSSALASKATGFPIAKIAARLAVGYTLDEIPNDITKKTPAAFEPSIDYVVTKIPRWAFEKFPGTSGVLGTAMQSVGEAMAIGRTFPESLQKGLRSLENGRLGLNADPAEEALNDLDDNALRAAAKIATPGRIFQLEALLRRGYTVDQVNADTAVDPWFLDQMLAITEERAHLETRTAHDLSAPDWKRAKQLGFSDAQLAYLWKDDELTVRAARQAAGVHPTFKTVDTCAAEFAADTPYHYSAWEDEDEVRPADRPKVMILGSGPNRIGQGIEFDYCCVHASYALGEAGYETIMVNCNPETVSTDYDTSDRLYFEPLTFEDVTNIIEAEQPVGIIVSLGGQTPLKLAGELPQELIAGTSPRSIDLAEDRELWNALCEELEIPQPPGGTAVDLAGAQKIADQVGFPVLVRPSYVLGGRAMEIVYDHHQLERAMDQLLAFGSLGIEGGLSAERPVLVDRFLEEATEVDVDAIRDNTGAAIIGAVMEHVEEAGIHSGDSACVIPPPYLSDSVIQRIEKTTLRIAEALEVCGLINVQFAVKGEEIYVIEANPRASRTVPFVAKATGVPLAKVASRVMMGATLAELRTEGLLVDRIVGDHISVKEAVLPFNRFPEADPVLGPEMRSTGEVMGIDLTTGLAFAKSQIAAGGAMPEEGTVFMSLADRDKATGLEAARGLVALGLAIVATKGTAVYLEEHGVPVAEVVAKLHEEGTDAVELIRSGAIQLVVNSPHGRGPRADGDHIRGAAGAQGIPLLTTASAAVAAARGLHDWQTYPLAVRTLQEYHQGITKDQALAGPDNASA